Proteins from a single region of Bdellovibrio bacteriovorus HD100:
- a CDS encoding BspA family leucine-rich repeat surface protein: MITTVRVSLWNIMLLFAFLALTGCTFDLQLVPTSVVLPSETPPTGTPPVPAGPTLNVSAPSVSYGTVATNFVYTVTYTDASIVDLQDADITLGGPDTAGCTAVVTNGTTMTPTVTISGCTGDGPVNISIAADTAESADGLLAPAYGPSTSATIKNSFIMTIDTSKGNAANSMELPLNGWSGYNFVVHWGDGSSEPVDSASWNPGMPAISHNYATGGIYDIKIKGAMPWFRFAGAGDYLKVIDVKQWGTIQWGTMQLMFAGCANMQVTATDAPDLTQMTDMRGAFMMATSFNSPIGHWNTSGIEDMSNLFMGATAFNQPIGNWDTSSVITMNSMFSDALAFNQNISNWNTANVTDMARMFMGALAFNQPLTKSGSSWDTSKVTDMTSMFQNADAFNQPLASWVFATPGLTGMEQMFFGTDAFNQDISGWVLPAGVNNTLFDHQSNPAWDASKKPTFP, translated from the coding sequence ATGATAACGACGGTACGTGTCTCACTCTGGAACATCATGCTTCTGTTTGCATTCTTGGCTTTAACGGGCTGCACGTTTGATTTGCAGCTCGTCCCAACCAGTGTCGTACTGCCTTCAGAAACTCCCCCAACCGGGACTCCGCCGGTCCCTGCAGGACCGACATTGAATGTCAGTGCCCCGTCCGTGTCTTATGGAACCGTTGCGACAAACTTCGTTTATACCGTCACCTACACTGATGCCTCGATCGTCGACCTTCAAGATGCCGACATCACCCTGGGCGGACCCGACACAGCTGGTTGCACCGCTGTGGTGACGAATGGAACCACCATGACTCCGACGGTGACCATCAGCGGATGTACAGGGGATGGCCCGGTGAATATCTCCATTGCTGCCGACACGGCGGAAAGTGCGGATGGCCTTTTGGCACCCGCATACGGCCCATCAACAAGTGCCACGATTAAAAACTCTTTCATCATGACCATCGACACCAGCAAAGGCAATGCTGCCAACTCGATGGAGCTGCCACTGAATGGCTGGTCCGGATACAACTTTGTGGTTCACTGGGGTGACGGCAGTTCCGAACCGGTTGATTCTGCAAGCTGGAATCCCGGCATGCCCGCTATTTCACACAACTACGCGACGGGCGGAATCTATGACATCAAAATCAAAGGTGCCATGCCTTGGTTCCGCTTTGCTGGTGCTGGTGATTATCTGAAAGTCATCGACGTAAAACAATGGGGCACCATTCAGTGGGGCACTATGCAGCTGATGTTTGCTGGCTGCGCGAATATGCAAGTCACTGCGACAGATGCTCCGGACTTGACTCAAATGACCGATATGCGCGGCGCATTTATGATGGCCACAAGCTTCAACAGCCCTATCGGTCATTGGAACACCAGCGGGATCGAGGATATGAGCAATTTGTTCATGGGAGCGACAGCTTTCAATCAGCCCATCGGAAACTGGGACACTTCCAGCGTGATCACAATGAACAGTATGTTCAGCGATGCCCTTGCCTTCAATCAGAACATCAGCAACTGGAATACTGCGAACGTCACCGACATGGCTAGAATGTTTATGGGGGCTCTGGCCTTCAATCAGCCTCTGACTAAATCTGGAAGCTCCTGGGACACATCCAAAGTCACGGATATGACATCCATGTTCCAAAATGCGGATGCGTTCAACCAGCCCCTGGCCAGTTGGGTCTTTGCTACCCCTGGGCTGACCGGTATGGAGCAGATGTTCTTCGGCACCGACGCCTTCAATCAGGATATCAGTGGGTGGGTCCTGCCTGCGGGCGTGAACAACACCCTCTTCGATCACCAATCCAATCCTGCCTGGGACGCCAGCAAAAAACCGACATTCCCCTAA
- a CDS encoding DUF4288 domain-containing protein → MKNKKWFAVKTLYVTRAVGKSSAKGKQAFAELLEERVVLFQAANANAAVKAAEKDAKEYSQYTYTNFEGQAVRTEYLKACDVFELYETLESGVELFASTEVLTKKVSSKQLIARRLGVLETKSTIKMRKRFMSKELGSYV, encoded by the coding sequence ATGAAAAATAAGAAATGGTTCGCCGTTAAGACCCTTTATGTAACTCGTGCTGTGGGTAAATCCAGCGCCAAAGGCAAACAGGCCTTTGCGGAACTGCTGGAAGAGCGTGTGGTTTTGTTCCAGGCAGCGAATGCCAACGCGGCGGTGAAAGCAGCTGAAAAAGATGCCAAAGAGTACAGCCAGTACACTTATACAAACTTTGAAGGCCAGGCCGTGCGCACAGAGTACTTGAAAGCCTGTGATGTGTTTGAACTTTATGAAACTCTGGAAAGCGGTGTAGAGCTGTTTGCCTCCACTGAAGTGCTGACGAAAAAGGTTTCAAGCAAGCAGTTGATCGCACGCAGACTTGGTGTCTTGGAAACAAAAAGCACCATCAAAATGCGCAAGCGTTTTATGAGCAAAGAGCTGGGTTCTTACGTTTAG